CAATTGGCTCTGTGTACGAGCGGCAGAATGTTGTATAATAAGCTAAAATTGTATACAGACGATGAAAATGAGGTGATAGAATGCGACGGCGCTTTGTTATTGAAGCTGTGATGGTAGCGACTTACGGACAATTGCTTGTACCAAGCAGGCCGGTCGATTTTGTCCTGCCTTATTCGACAATATTAGAGCTTTACGATATGAAGGACGGCACAGATCCGGTAATGGATGATCCGGACGATGACGCACACGTCAAACAAAAAATCGATGAACTGATCAAATTTTTCGAGGATCCCTTCAACCGGAAAAAAATCGAGCGTGCGCTCCAGATGCCCTGGCGCGAAAGCTCTCCGCTGCTGCTCAGCGATATGATTCAATTCACTGTCGTTTATGCTGTAGACAATGCTCATTACGGCGACTATTTCGACCCGATTGAGACGGAGCTGCTGCTTACCTCGCTCAAGCTGAACGTACCGCTTTTGTCGGATCAATTCGAATTTCAGGACCGGCTTCTCGAAGCGGAAGTGCCTGTTCATGTGTACGATATTGAAGATTATGATTATGCGGTAGAGGAAGGCAGTCCGGAAGCCGATTGGGAATCTTCACGGGATCTTTAAAAATATTTTTGCTTTTCCCCCTTGCGGGCTGCTGGAAGTGATGATAAGATTTGGATGTTCCAAAAAAACGGAAAACAACGAAAGGAGGGACGATGGATATGACAACTATAACTCTCAATGTGCGTCAGTTGGTTATTGGATGTGCCCATCGGCCCGACTTTTTGCATGCCTCGTCGTACGCTGCCTGATAATGGCCGTGTAACGTAACAAGTGCGTACAAAGAGACTTTGAGCCTGTGCGGCTCGGAGTCTCTTTTTTGTGCCTGACACTTGGAAATGCGCATGCTTTAGAAGGAGGAGAGAGAGAAAATGAAGGTTTTGCTCCGGCTTATGAATTATTTGCGACCGAGCAGCAGATGGGTCGTGCTGTCGGTATCGCTAATGATCCTCGGCACGATTATCGATCTTATCGCGCCATGGCTGTTAAAGGAAATATTCGATGAAGGAATCGCCAAAGAAAATGTTACCGTAATTCTGGTGCTGACATTAACGCTTGCCGGGGTTCAGGCGTTTAAAAGCTTCGGCATGTTTGTGCAGGGGAGGTCGCAGGAGCTTGTCGGCCAGAATGTCGTGTTTACGCTTCGGAAGGAGCTTTACGCCAAGCTGCAGCGGTTATCGTTCGGCTATTACGACAAAGCCCAGACAGGGCAGCTGATGTCAAGGATGACCGGGGATATCGAGGCGGTGAAAAACTTCATCGGCTTCGGTGCATTGATGATGTTCGGCGGACTGTTGACCTTTATTGGAACAATCGTATTCATGCTGTTTATGCAGTGGCAGGTTACACTGATCAGCATGGCTACGGTTCCGCTGCTCTTATTCGCGCTGTGGCGTTTCAACAAGAAGGTCGGACCGGCTTGGGGGCAAATTCGCGAGCAAATGGGGAAGCTGACGACTACGCTCCAGGAGAATATTTCCGGTATACGCGTTGTGAAGGCTTTCGCCCGCGAGCAAGCGGAACAAACCAAATTCGAAAACCGCAACGATCAGAACTTTGACACCAACATGGAGCGCGCCAAGCTGGAGGCCAAAGCATTCCCTCTCATGGGCTTCTATGGCGGCTTGACCTTCCTTATTATGATCTGGCTGGGTGCGATCTTTGTTGCCAACGGTAAGATGACGTTGGGTACGTTCATGGCATTCCAATGGTATACATGGGGGATTATTTGGCCCCTGAACATGCTTGGCTGGCAGATCAATATTATGCAGCAGGCAATTAAAGCGGCTCCGCGCGTCTTTGAAGTGCTTGATACGCCGGTGGAAATCGACTCGCCGGCAAGCGGCGGCACCGATGCGATACGGATCAAGGGCAATGTTACGTTTGAAGCGGTTTCGTTTCATTTTGCCGATCAGGATCCCGGCAAGGATGCAGGCGTACTGAAGAACATTTCACTTGATGTCCGCCAAGGCGAAGTGGTTGCGGTTCTGGGTGCGACGGGCTCGGGCAAAAGCAGCCTGATCGCGCTCATGTCACGGTTCTATGACGTAAGCGGCGGACGTCTGCTCATTGACGGCGTAGACGTCAGGGAATATGAGCTGGATGGACTGCGCCGCAAAATCGGCATCGTGCCGCAGGAAACCTTCCTGTTCTCGGCATCCATACGCGATAATATCGCCTATGGAGTTCCGGATGCGACCCGGGAGGATATAGAGTGGGCGGCACGCAAAGCGCAAATCCATGAATTCATCGAAACGATGCCGTATGGCTATGACACGCTTATCGGTGAGCGCGGTGTTGGACTGTCCGGCGGACAGCGGCAGAGGGTCGCCCTTGCGCGGGCGATTTTGATGGATCCTCCGATTCTTGTACTCGACGAAGCGACGGCGAGCGTCGATACCGCAACCGAGTCGGCTATTCATGAAGAGCTGCTGGAAGTGATGAAAGGCCGGACGACATTCATAATCGCGCAGCGGCTCTCTTCCGTGAAACGCGCCGACCGCATCATAGTGCTTGACCGCGGAAGAATCGTGCAGCAGGGAACACACAAGGAGCTGTACGATCAAGACGGATTTTTCCGTAATTTGTTCGAGATGCAGGAAGCAGCGGCAGCACGTTAAGAACTTGAGCGGAGATATATAATTAATAACATCAATAATTAATGTGCATAAATGTCGCAATGGGGGGATAGTATGAGTCAAATAGAGTGGGATATCGACGAGTTGGAGGAAAAGCCCTTTAACCGGTCATATATGAAACGGTTGTTCAAGTATGTACTGCCCTACCGGAAGGTACTGACTTTTGTCGTGCTCATAGTCCTGTTAAATATGACACTGAGCTTAGCCGAGCCGCTGCTGCTCAGCTATATTATCGATGAGGGCATCTTGAAGAAGGATTTTACTGTCATTCATTGGATTGGGATCACATTGCTCGCGATCAGGCTCATCGGATGGCTCTTTGGATATTTGCATACCCGGCTGATCAATTTTACCGGTCAGCGCATTTTGTTCGATTTGCGTCAACAGCTGTTCAATCATTTGCAGACACTGTCGTTCCGTTTCTTCGACGGAAGACCTGCAGGGAAGATCATGTCCCGGATTACGAACGATACGAATGCAATCGGGGAGCTTATTAACGGCGGTCTCATTACGATGGTAATGGAATTCACACATTTGATCGGTATCGTCGTGATTTTACTTTGGATGGATTGGAAGCTGGCGCTGCTGTCCTTCGTTACTATGCCTCTGCTGTATTTGGTCGTAGGCAAGCTGCAGCCGAAAATCGAAGGCTCATGGTCGAGATCCCGCAAAACGATGTCGGCCATTAACGGCAACCTGAACGAAACGATACAGGGAATACGCGTCATA
This is a stretch of genomic DNA from Paenibacillus sp. sptzw28. It encodes these proteins:
- a CDS encoding ADP-heptose synthase, producing MRRRFVIEAVMVATYGQLLVPSRPVDFVLPYSTILELYDMKDGTDPVMDDPDDDAHVKQKIDELIKFFEDPFNRKKIERALQMPWRESSPLLLSDMIQFTVVYAVDNAHYGDYFDPIETELLLTSLKLNVPLLSDQFEFQDRLLEAEVPVHVYDIEDYDYAVEEGSPEADWESSRDL
- a CDS encoding ABC transporter ATP-binding protein — protein: MKVLLRLMNYLRPSSRWVVLSVSLMILGTIIDLIAPWLLKEIFDEGIAKENVTVILVLTLTLAGVQAFKSFGMFVQGRSQELVGQNVVFTLRKELYAKLQRLSFGYYDKAQTGQLMSRMTGDIEAVKNFIGFGALMMFGGLLTFIGTIVFMLFMQWQVTLISMATVPLLLFALWRFNKKVGPAWGQIREQMGKLTTTLQENISGIRVVKAFAREQAEQTKFENRNDQNFDTNMERAKLEAKAFPLMGFYGGLTFLIMIWLGAIFVANGKMTLGTFMAFQWYTWGIIWPLNMLGWQINIMQQAIKAAPRVFEVLDTPVEIDSPASGGTDAIRIKGNVTFEAVSFHFADQDPGKDAGVLKNISLDVRQGEVVAVLGATGSGKSSLIALMSRFYDVSGGRLLIDGVDVREYELDGLRRKIGIVPQETFLFSASIRDNIAYGVPDATREDIEWAARKAQIHEFIETMPYGYDTLIGERGVGLSGGQRQRVALARAILMDPPILVLDEATASVDTATESAIHEELLEVMKGRTTFIIAQRLSSVKRADRIIVLDRGRIVQQGTHKELYDQDGFFRNLFEMQEAAAAR